AGATCGTGCCGCGGCACTGGCCGTCTCGTCGGTCGCGCTGATCGGCGGTGTCCTGCTCGTCCTCTGCGGCGAGCGGCTGTCCGTCCGGGGCTTCTACGGCCTGGTCTTCGCGACGCTCGCCCTGCTGGCGCTGCAGATGTCGTCCCAGCGCGGTCACGCGGAGGCAACCGCTGCCGCGCTGCTCCTGCCGCTGCTGTCGATGTTCGTACACGCGTTCTTCGACCGCCGCGCCACGCTGCTCGCCGACGCCGGGATCGTCGGGCTGATCGCGCTCGCCCAGTTCGCCTGGTCGGCGCTGCCGGTGGCGATCGCCGCGACGCTGGTCTGCGTCAACGGGGTCGTCGCTGCGGTCACCGGATGGCTGGTCCGCGCGGCGGCCGAGGCGGACATCGATTTGCTCACCGGGCTGCCGAACCGCCGCGGGCTGGTCCGCGCGCTGCGTGTCAAGCTCGCCGCCGACCGCGACGGCACGCCGCTGACGCTGGCCCTGCTCGACGTCGAACAGCTCGTCGACAGCGCCGCCCGCCGCGGCCCCGCGGCCGCCGACGACCTGCTGCGCGGGCTCGGCCAGACGTGGTCGGCCGAGGCCGGTCCGGCCGTGGTCGCCCGCTACGGCGACACCACGTTCGCGGTGCTGGTCACCGGCGGGGTCACCGCGACGACCGCGCTGCTGGAACGGCTCCGCGCCGCCGCGAGCACCGCGGGCGGCTTCCCGGTCGGCACCGCCGGACACTGCGCCGGCGACACGTCCGCCCTGCTCACCGGCCGCGCCGAGAGCGCGCTGTCGGAGGCACGGCGGACCGGCGGCAGCAGCACCGTGCACTACGAGGACACCGCGGGTGTGGCGTCCCAGCTCACTGCCGCACTGACCGCGGGCGAGTTCACCGTCGTCTACCAGCCGATCGTCGACGCGGCCGAAGGCCGCGTCACGGGCGCGGAGGCACTGGTCCGGTGGATCCGGCCCGGCCTCGGCCCCGTCCCCCCGAACGACTTCATTCCGGACGCCGAGCGCAGCGGATTCATCCGGGTGCTCGACCGCTGGGTCCTCCGGACCGCGTGCCAGGCGGCGGCGTCCTGGCCCCGCCACGTCGCCACGAAGGTCACCGTCAACGTCTCCGGCCAGGAGCTGGACCAGCCCGACTACTACGATCAGGTCGTCGCGGCGCTGGCCGACTCCGGGCTGCCCGCCGACCGCCTCGTCCTGGAGGTCACCGAGAGCACGCTGGACGCCGACTCCGCCGCGGCGCTTGACGTGCTGCGCCGCCTGCGGGCACTCGGGATCCGGATCGCGATCGACGACTTCGGCACCGGGTACTCGTCGCTGAGCCGGCTGCACCGCCTCCCGGCCGACATCCTCAAGATCGACCGGTCGTTCGTGGCCGTGCTGGGCCCCACCGACCAGGAGGCGCCGGTCATCGCCGCGATCACCGCGCTGGCCCGGACGCTCGGCCTGCGGACGGTCGCCGAAGGCGTCGAGGAGCCGCACCAGGCCGCGCTGCTGCGGCGGTACGGCTGCGACGAGATCCAGGGCTGGCTCTACGGCCGCCCGGGGGACCCCGAACTCATCGGTGCGGCGCTGGCCGGGCCGCGTACCCCGAACCACCTGCTGACGGGCAATCGATGACCGCCGCCGCACAGCCGACCGGGATCGCCCCGGAAGCGATCGTGCGCGTGCTGCGCTCCGATCGTGTGATCCGCCGGGCCGCGCTGCTCGGGCTCTGCTGGCTGGCCTGTTTCGCGGTGCTGACCTGGCGGAGCCAGGACGCCCCCGGGCTGGCGAAGTTCACCGCGAACATCGCCTACCTGGTGCCGGTGATCGTGGTCGCGGTCACCGGGTGCCGGGCGGCCTGGCGTCGCAGGCACGCCAACCGGATCGGCAGGGCGTGGGTGCTGTTCGCCTGCTCCGGCGTGCTGTGGCTGGCCGGCGAGGTGATGTGGAGCTACCGGGCGTACACCGCGCCGGACGATGAGACCTATCCGTCGCCGGCTGACGTCTTCTACATCCTGAGCGGCCTGCTGATCCCGATCGGCCTGCTGGTCGCGTTCCGCAGGGCCGGTGCCCCGCGGAGCCGGCGGATGCTGCTCGACGTCACGCTGGTGGCCCTCGGCCTGGCGACGCTGGGCTGGCAGGTGCTCGTCGCACCGCAGGTCGACGACAGCGACGGGTTCAGCCGCCTGATCACGGTCGCGTACCCGCTCACCGACATAGCGATCCTGGTGTGCCTGGTGTCGCTCGGGCTGTCCGGCCACGACCGGCTCCCGACGTCGGTGCGCCTGGTCGGCTGGGCCTACCTGGTCTGGGCCGTTGTCGACTGTGGCTACACCTACCAGACGATCAACGACAGCTACGGCGACACCAGCTGGCTGAACCTCGGTTACCAAGTGGGCGCGATCGTGCTGACGCTCGGCGGACTGGTCGCGCTGCGCTACCCGGAGAAGGAGGCGGTACCCGCGGTGATCGGCCGCGATCTCACGATCGTCCCGCTGCTGGTCGCCGCACTCGCCGCCTGGGCGGTGGTGGCCGCCCAGATCGCCGCGGCGGACATTCCGTTCGTGCCGGTGGTGGTCGCTGCCGTGATCGTCGCCGGGCTGCTGTACCGGCAGCTGCTGGTGACCCGGGACCGCACCCGGCTGGCCCGCGAACTGCGGGACGCGCTGGCCGAGCAGGCCCGGCTGGCGGTGACCGACCCGCTGACCGGCCTGCACAACCGGCGGTTCTTGCAGGACGCCCTCGACCGCGAGGTCGCTCGGGCCCGCCGCTCCGGGGCGCCGCTGAGCCTGGTCGTGCTGGACATCGACCACTTCAAACGGATCAACGACGCCTACGGGCACGCCGCGGGCGACGCCGCGCTGGTGCAGGCAGCCCAGCGTCTGGGTGCGGTGGCGCGGGCCGGTGACGTCATCGCCCGGCACGGCGGCGAGGAGTTCGCCTGGCTGCTGCCGGACACCCCGGAGCAGGGCGCGGCGGAACTCGCCGAGCGGCTGCGGGCGGCGCTGGCCGGTGCGCCGGTCGTCCTGCCGGAGACCGGTCCGGTCGAGATGAGCGGATCGCTGGGCGTGGCGACGCTGCGCGGCACCGACGACGCAACGGCTCTGATGCGGGACGCCGACCGCGCGCTGTACCGGGCGAAGGAACACGGCCGGAACCGGGTCGTCCTCGCGCCCGCCCAGCGGGTTCCGCTGTCCACCGCCGGATAGTCGGTCGAGCCGCCGGAGCGGGGTGTGGCACGCTCCGGCGCAGGGCGATCGTCCACCATCGGCCGGGCACCGGACGCCACCGCCGTCGACGTGGTGCGGGTGATCGCGCCGTCGGACGCGGCGCCGGCACCCGGCCGGGCCTCAGCCGATCCGGCCCACCCCACCGAACAGGTAGACGTCCGGGACGTCGAGCTCGTCCGCGTCGGGTCGCCAGCGAGAGCAGGACACGACGCCGGGCTCCAGCAGTTCCAGCCCGTCGAAGAAGCGCTCGAGCTCCACCCGGGTGCGGGCCCGGATCGGGGTGCCGCCCCGCTCGGTGGTCTCGCGCATCACCCGCAGCATCGGCTCACCGTGGATCTCGGCGGTGGAGTGGGTCAGCACCAGGTAGCTGCCCGGCGCGAGCTTCGACACCAGCCGGGCGACACCCGGGTACGCCTCGTCGTCGTCCATGATGTGGTTGACGACGCCCAGCAGCATCAGCGCGACCGGACGGCTGAAGTCCAGCGTCCGCTCCGCGGCGGCGAAGATCGCCTCGGGGTCGCGCAGGTCGGCCTCGACGTAGTCGCTCGCGCCCGCCGGCGAGCTGACCAGCAGCGCGCGGGCGTGGACCATCACCAGCGGGTCGTTGTCGACGTACACCACCCGGGCGGTCGGGTCGAGCGACTGCGCGACCTCGTGGGTGTTGTCCGCGGACGGCAAGCCGGTTCCGACGTCGAGGAACTGGGTGATCCCGGCGTCGCGAACCAGGTACCGCACGACGCGCTTGAGGAACGCGCGCTCGGCCCGCGCGCCGAGCGGGATGTCGGGGATGTGGGCCAGCACCTCGTCACCGGCCGCGCGGTCGGCGGCGAAGTGGTCCTTGCCGCCGAGCCAGTAGTTCCAGATTCTCGCGGAGTGCGGAACGCTGATGTCGATCTTCGTGTCGGCGGGGAGGCCGGTCTCCTCGGTCATAGAACGCAACTCCGCTTCCTCTGACAACGGTGCGTGCCAACTCCGATCACGGCCATTGAACCGCGCCGGTTCGACTCGCGCGCGTGCGGGGCCGCACGGGTCCCCAGTATGTCCACATGCGACAGCACGGTCGGAGAGCGGGGTGGCGGGTAGGTCTCGGCTGCGGACTATGCTTGTCCGCACAACCTGACGAGAAGGCGGCTGGTGAATACACCGCAGTCGAACGGTGGGCCGATCGCGCACCGCATCCAGGTCGGTGCGCAGCTACGACAACTGCGGGAAGCGCGGGGGCTGACCCGCGCCGAGGCGGGCTGGGCGATCCGCGGCTCCGAGTCGAAGATCAGCCGGATCGAGCTGGGCCGGGTCGGCTTCAAGGAGCGGGACGTCGTCGACCTGCTCCGCCTGTACGGTGTGGAGCCCGGGGAGGAGCACTCCCGCCTGCTCGCGCAGGTCCGTGAGGCCAACGCGCCCGGCTGGTGGCAGGGGTACTCCGATGTGCTCGCGCCCTGGTTCCAGAACTACCTCGACCTGGAGCAGGCGGCCGAGCTGATCCGGACCTACGAGGTCCAGTTCGTACCGGGGCTGCTGCAGACCGAGGCGTACGCCCGCGCGGTGATCAACCTGGGGCACGGCTCGCGGGCGCGGGACGAGATCGACCGCCGTGTGGAGCTGCGGATGGCCCGCGCGACGGTCCTCACCCGGCCCGAGCCGCCGCGGCTGTGGGCGGTGCTGGACGAAGCGGTGCTGCGGCGGCCGATCGGCGGGGCCGACATCCTGCGCGGGCAGATCGAGGCGCTGCTGGCGGCGACCGACCTGCCGAACGTCCGCCTGCAGGTCATTCCGTTCCGCGCGGGCGGTCACCCGGCGTCCGGCGGGGCCTTCAGCATCCTGCGCTTTCCGCACCCGGACATGTCCGACGTCGTCTATCTCGAGTACCTCACCAGCGCGCTCTACCTGGACAAGGAAGAGGACGTCGACCTGTACGCGGCGGCGATCGGCCAGCTGTTCATCGAGGCCGAACCGCCGCAGCGGACGCCGGACCTGCTCCGCGCCGCCCTCCGCGACCTGGCGCGCTAACCGGCGGTCAGTTCGCCGAGCCGCCGGTCGCCAGCCGCATCAGGTCCGAGTCGAGGTTGATCGACACCTCGGTCCCGCCCGCGCTGCCGAACTCGTGCTGGTAGCTATGCCAGGACTCGCCCCGGATCTCCTGCGCGAACCCGCTCTCCATCAGCACGACGAGCTCCAGCGCCGCGCGGTCGACGCGCTTGTTCAACGCCGGGTCGTTCCAGTCCTCGGTGGATGCGAACAGCGAGGTCGGCACCGCCACGGTCCGCAGGTAGGCGAAGAGCGACCGCAGCTGGTCGTCGACGACGAGCGCGTGGCGGGCGGTACCCGCGGTGGCGGCCAGCACGACCGGCTTCGCGATCAGCAGGTCGTTGTCGAGCACCTGGAAGAACGACGTGAACAGGCCGCTAGCGCCCGCCTTGTAGACCGGCGTGCTGGCGACGATGCCGTCCGCCTCGCCGAGCGCGGTGATCGCGGCTCGGAGCTTCGGCCCGATCAGCTGGGAGATCATCGCGGTCGTGATCTCGGTGGCGAGCTGACGCAGGTCGACGACCTGGACGGCCACCGTGTGGCCGCGCCGGCCGGTGAGCGCGCTGACGCGCTCCGCGGTGCGGTCGGCCAGCAGCCGGGTGGACGACGGGTCGCTGGTGCCCGCGGTGACGACGACGAGCGAAAGGTTCTTACTCATGTCCGAGCTTCCTGCCGATGGTCTCGAGTTGGTGCAGTTCATCCGGGGTGAGTCGCTCGCGCAGGGCCCGGCTGACGCCGCGGGCGTGCGCCCGTCCGACCCGGCGCTGGAGGTCCCGGCCGGCCATGGTGAGCGAGAGCCGGACCCCGCGGCCGTCCGCGGGATCCGGGCAGCGCTCGACGTACCCGCGCTCGACCAGGCGGTCCACGAGGCGGGAGAGCGCCGGCTGGCTAAGCAGCACGTGCCGGGACAGTTCGCCGATGCGCTGCGGCCCGGGGCACTTGGACAGCGTGTAGAGCACGTCGTACTCGCGCATGGAGAGGCCCTGCCAGACGTCCTCGGCCGCGAATTGCTTCATCAGCCGGGCGTGGGCTTCGAGCAGGGCCTCCCATGCCCCGTTGGCGGTCATTAGCCGGCCTGGACCGCGTCGGTGTCCTGGTACGGCGAGCCACCGGTGACGTTGTCGCCGCGGTTCGCGTTCGGCCGCGGCTGGCGGACCGGGCCGTCGCCGTACTTGGCCTTCACCAGGCTCTGGTGGGTCGGGGCCTCGGGCACCTCCGGGTCGCGCTTGGCGGCCAGCTCCTTGCGCAGCACCGGCACGACCTCGCCGCCGAGCAGCTCTAGCTGGTTCAGCACCATCTTCAGCGGCAGGCCGGCGTGGTCGATCAGGAAGAGCTGGCGCTGGTAGTCACCGAAGTGCTCGCGGAACGTCAGCGTCTTGTCGATGACCTCCTGCGGGCTACCGACGGTGAGCGGCGTCTGGTCCGCGAAGTCCTCCATCGTCGGGCCGTTGCCGTAGACCGGGGCCTCGTTGAAGTACGGACGGAACTCCTTGACCGCCTGCTGCGACCGCTTCGCGATGTACGCCTGGCCACCGAGGCCGACGATCGCCTGCTTCTCGGAGCCGTGGCCGTAGTGCGCGTAGCGCTGGCGGTAGAACGTGATCAGCCGCATGTAGTGCTCCTTCGGCCAGAAGATGTGGTTGGCGAAGAAGCCGTCCCCGTAGTAAGCGGCCTGCTCGGCGATCTCGGGGCTGCGGATCGACCCGTGCCAGACGAACGGCGGCACGTCGTCGAGCGGGCGCGGCGTGGACGTGAAGCCCTGCAGCGGCGTCCGGAACTTGCCCTCCCAGTCCACGACGTCCTCACGCCACAGCCGGTGGAGCAGGTTGTAGTTCTCCAGACCCAGCGGCAGGCTCTGGCGGATGTCCTGGCCGAACCAGGGATACACCGGTGCGGTGTTGCCGCGCCCGAGCATCAGGTCCATCCGGCCCTTCGACAGGTGCTGCAGCATCGCGTACTCCTCGGCGATGCGCACCGGGTCGTTGGTCGTGATCAGCGTCGTCGACGTAGTGACGATCAGCCTCTCGGTGAGCGCGGCGATGTGCGCGAGCAGCGTCGTCGGCGCGGAGGAGAAGAAGGGCGGGTTGTGGTGCTCGCCGATCGCGAAGACGTCGAGCCCGACCTCCTCGGTCTTCTTGGCGATCTGCACGATCGCGTCGATCCGCTCGGCCTCGCTCGGCGTCTCACCGGAAACCGGGTCGCGCGTGATGTCGCTGACCGAGAACACCCCGAACTGCATGGCCGTCTCCCTATGCTCACTTACCGTAACCTCTATGCGTTTGCATGCACCACAACCCTACGGGCGGAAGAGGCATTCCCTGAGCCGTTGAGACCTGGGCCACGGGGGGCAAGCAGGAGCGGGCGCGTTCGGGCGACCTATGGCCTGCCTGAACGCGCCCGCTCGCGGGTGATAGGGCTCAGCGCAGGTTGCGCTGGCGGACCTCCCAGTCGGCGTCCCGGCAGAGGCCGCACGCCGCGCCGACGAACTGCGCCGCAGCGGTCTGGCTGCCCTTGAGCTGCCAGTCCAGCCACGCGGTGCCGACGATCGCGAACTCGCCGCCGTTCGGCTGGCCGTACGTGCCGAAGTGTCCGGCGCCGTTCAGCGCGCCGAAGAACGCCGGGGTGGCCGCGGGCAGCTTGCCGAAGTCGTCCACCGCGTTCGCGTACGCGATGTCGCTCGGACCGCCGTTGATGTAGGCCACCGGCCGGGTGAGGTTACGCAACCCCAGCTTCGCGCCGGTGCCGAACAGCCCGCTGTTCCAGACGACGGTCGTGGTGATCCGGCGGTCGCCGGAGACCTCGATCGCCTCCAGCCCGCCGCACGACTGGCCCATCACGGCGATCTTCGTCGTGTCGAGCTTGCCGCGGTACTTGCTGCCCAGCCGGCTGTTCTCCCGGATCGCCCAGTCGATGCTCTGGGTGAGCCAGGAGGCCTGCGTCTGGCCGCTGCCGCCGGGGAGACCGTTCGCGACGACGAGGTACCCGCGCGACGCGATCTCGGACAGGAAGTTCTCGAACCACGTGCCGTCGGCCCGGCACGCTCCGTTGCCCCAGACGACGATCGGCAGCCGCGGCGCGGTGGTCAGGTCGGCCGGGCGGTAGATCGTGTGGTTGCGCAGCGTGGCGTCGGTCTCGTACCGGGCGGGGTACGGGCCGGAGCCGGTGGCCGCTGCGCTCGGGGCCGGCGCGAACCCGGCGCCGGTGAACACGGCGACGGTGAGGGCCGCGACGGCGACGAGTAATCGCCGGGGGAGTCGGGACGCTCTCATGGGACCTCCTCTGGTCGCGATCGTCATCGGACAGTTGCCGTGACGATCGGCGCTGATGGCAATCGCATCGTCCGCCGCGACGGCCGGAGAATCGTCGCCGGTCCTGACAAATGGGCAATTCTGCCGATGCCGCTACCCACCCGGACTCATGTCCTCGAGCACGTTCACGGCCGGGTGGTTCTGGTTATCCCCGGAACAGGTGCTGTCGTCCCCCGGGGAGTCGATGTGAGCGCGTACTTATTGGCTGTAGTCCTGCTCGGCTACGCGGGCTTCCAGGTGGCCCGGCGGGCGTACGACTCGCGGGTCGTGCCGCACTGGACCACCGCGGCGGCCGCCGGAACCGGGGCGCTGCTGCTGGAGGGGTACGCGCTCACCGCCGTCCTCGGCAGCAGCCTGGATTGGACCTACCAGGTGATCACGTTCGTCCTGTTCGCGCTGATCGCCCCGACGACGATCGCCTGGGCCATCGTCGGGTCGCTCTGGCTGCGGCACCGGGCGCGGGAGGCGGCGCCGGGCGGTGCGCACCGGCGTACCGCGGAGTCGCTGATGAACGCGCCGACCCAGCGAATGCGCCACATCTGACGTCACCCGCCACCCCGTAGGCTCCCGAGGGCGGACCGGACCGGGGAAGGGCGTGCGTGGAGCTCTCGACGCTCGGCCAGGCGGCGGGCATGTTCGCCGCGACCAACGTCGACGACCTGCTCGTCCTCGCGGTGTTCTTCGGGCGGGCCGCCGGCCGCCGGGGCGGCGTCCGGGGGGTCGTGGCCGGGCAGTACCTCGGCTTCCTGGGCATTCTCGCGGTGGCGGTGGTCGGGTCGCTCGGCGCAGGCCTGCTTCCGGACGCGGTGGTCCCGTACCTGGGCCTGTACGCGGCGGTGTTCCTGGTCGGCGTCGGGGTGTGGTGCGCCGCGGGATGGTTCCTGGCCACCCGGCCGCTGGTGGCCGCCGCGCTGGCCCGCTGGGGCCACGTCGTCCTGCCGGTCGTGCTGATCGGCATCGGGCTGGTGATCCTGATCGAGGGCGGCGCGTTCGGGCTCTAGAACGAGGACTCACGGGCTTCGGCGGCGCCCACGAGGTGCGGCCACACCCGTGCCGCGAGCTGCTCGGGAGTGTCCGGCGTCTCGTGCCGCAACCAGTCGACGACGATGCCCACGATCGCGCCCGCGATCAGCGCGTACGTCGGGTCGTCGGGCGGGGTGCCCGGCGCACCGGTGACGCGCGGCGTGATCTGCGCGGCGAACCGCAGGTTCGCACGGGTGGCGGCCCGCAGCCGGTGCACGAGGTGGTTGATCACCCGGGCGCTGCCGTCCGGCCCGAGCAGCGAGCGGTAGAGCGGCGCGTGCGTGGCGAAGTGCGAGAACACCGGGACCAGCGGGTTGTCCGGCGGGTCGGGCTTCTCCACCAGCCCCGGATCGGCCATCGGCAGGCCCTCGACCAGCTGGTCGAACAGCAGGGTGCACGCCGAGGCCGCCAGGTCGTGCACGTCCACGTAGTGCTCGTAGAACGTCGAGCGGCTGAGCCCGGCCTGCTTGGTGATGTCGGAGACCGAGATCTGCGCGAGGTCCTGCTCGGCGACGAGGTCCAGGAGCGCCCGTTCGAGCGCCTGCCGCGAGCGCCGTGCCCGGGGATCCTTGGGCGGCGTAGGCCCACCGCTGCTCGACACGCTGCTCCTCGTCCCGGCCGATCCGTCCCGGCCGACCCGCTCCGCGCCGATGGTACGCCGAGCGGATCGGGCCCGGCCGGGGAGGATTGAACGGCTTACTCGTCCGTCAGCTGCAGCGCCGCGGTCGGGCACCCGACGACGGCCGCGCGGGCGGCGTCCACCTCACCGGGCGGAACGTCGTCGACGAGGACCACCAGCCCGCCGTCGTCGTCGATCTCGAACAGCTCCGGTGCCGCGGCCTCGCAGAGGCCGAGACCGGTGCACTTCGCGAAGTCCACGAGGATTTTCACGGTCACCCTCACCGAATCCGGAGCGGGAGCTTCTCCCAGCCGCGGACCGTCGAGGTCGAGGAGAGCCGGGCGTTCGCCAGATCGACGTCCCAGGTGGGGAACCGCTTCAGCAGTTCCTCCAGCGCGACCCGGCCCTCCAGCCGGGCGAGCGCGTTGCCCAGGCAGAAGTGGATGCCGCCGCCGAAGGCCATGTGCTGGACGTCTCGGCGGTGGATGTCGAACGTCTCCGGGTCGGGAAATCGCTCCGGGTCCCGGTTGGCCCCGGCGATGATCGCCATCATGATGCTGCCCTGCGGGACGGTGGTGCCGTGCACCTCGACGTCCCGGGTGACGTACCGGCACATGAAGTGACCCGGCGCCTCCATCCGCAGGATCTCCTCGATCGCACCGGGGATCAGCGTGGGGTCGGCGACCAGCTCCGCCCGCTGGCCGGGGTTCTCGGCGAGCAGCTTGGCGGTCCAGCCGATCAGCCGGCCGGTGGTCTCGTTGCCCGCGCCGGCCAGCACGGTCACGTAGAGCACGACCTCCTGCCGGGTGAGCTTGCGGACCGTGCCGGTCTCGTCTTCGAACTCGACCTGCAGGAGCTGGCTGATGATGTCGTCGGACAGGTTTTCCGCACGCCAGTCGACGTACTGCGCGAACGCCTCGCCGTCGAGCAGCGTCTGGTCGGCGCTCATCGGTGCGCCCGCCTCGGTGCGCAGCGATTCGTCCACCGCGTCCCGGACCGCCTCCTGCTCGGCCTCCGGGATGCCGAGCAGCATCCCGATCGCCCGCATCGGGACCTGGGCGCCGAGCTCGGCGATGATGTCGAACTCCGACGCGCCGACGAGCGGGTCGAGCGACCGCACGCAGAAGTCACGGATCTGCGGTTCGAGGGCGATGATCCGCTTCGGCGTGAAGATCCGGGACAGCAGGCGCCGGTGTAATGGGTGGACCGGCGGGTCCTCGAAGATCAGGACGCCGGACGGCACCTCCATGTCGGCCTGGATCAGCTCCAGGATGTCGCCCTTCGCGCTGCTGTACGTCTCGTGGTCCTGCAGCACCGCCGAGACGTCCGCGAACCGGCTCACCGCGTAGAAGCCGATCTCGGCGTTGTGGTAGAGCGGCGCCTCCTCGCGGAGCCGGCGGTACACCGGATACGGGTCGCTCACGATGTCTTGGTCGTAGGGGCTGAAGTGCACCTCGCCCGTGGCGGTCGCGGTCACGAAGTCTCCCGGTTTCTCCGACAACTGTCGGAGAACACGATGACAGGACTCATCGGTGACCGCAATAGGTTCGATTTGGACATCCCGGTCGGCGAAAAGGGCGGCCCGCGGTGGCGGGCCGCCCCTCGTTCAGGCCGGTTCCGGACGCGCGAGCACCAGCAGCACCGCGATCAACGTCAGGACGACGCCGGTCGCCGCGGCGGTGAGACCGTGCTGCGGGTGCTGATCGGTGAGGTTCCGCCGCTGACCGTGCGGGCGATGCTCGCCGCGGTGCTGGTCGCGACCGGCGGGCCGGACGGGGGTGTCGTGACCGCGGACCTGCCCCTCGACGTGCTGCCGGACGCGTGACGGTGTTCACTGTGCGGACGATTGTCCGCTAGCCGCCGCGCGTGACTGCGGCGGTGCGCGGCGGCAGGTGTGAGACGGTAGGTGTGCGCCGGACACCACGGTCCGGTGGACAGGTGTCCGGAGGAACGACGAGATGGCGAACCGTGGAACCGGGCCGGACTTCGTCGAGGCCCTCGCCCGAGGGCTGGACGTGCTGGCGTGTTTCGACGCGCGGCGGCCGGTGATGTCGCTGAGCGAGGTGGCGGCCGCGACCGACCTGGCCCGTCCGACCGCGCGCCGGCTGCTGCTGACGCTGGAGGAGATGGGGTACGTCCGCACGGCCGAGGGCGGCGGGTTCGCGCTCACGCCGAAGGTGCTCTCGCTGGGCATGGCGTACGTCAGCTCGCAGGGGCTGTGGGACATCGCCCGGCCGCACCTGGAGCGTCTGGTCGCCGCGACCGGGGAGTCCTCGTCGATGGCGCAGCTCGACGGCTCGGACATCGTCTACGTCGCCCGGGTGTCGGTGCCGAAGATCATCACGCTGCGGGTGGACATCGGCACCCGGTTCCCGGCGGCGCAGACCTCGCAGGGCAAGGTGCTGCTGGCCGGGCTTCCGCCCGCCGAGGTGGAGCACGTGCTGGCGGAGCCCAGCCGGGCGGGGTTGCCGCCGTACACCGGACGCGACGCCGGGGACTTCGCGGCGGAGCTGACCGAGGTGCGGGCGCGGGGTTGGGCGCTGGCCGACGAGGAGCTGGCGCCGGGGGTGCGGTCGGTGGCCGCGCCGGTACGCGACGGTTCGGGACGGGTCCGCGCGGCGATGAACGTGACCGTGCACGCGGCCGAGACGCCGCTGGAGACGCTGCTCGACGTGCACCTGCCACGGCTGTTGCGAGCGGCCGGGGACGTGAGCGCGGAGTGGGCGCTCTGGCAGTCCCGCCCGCACGTCGAGGTTAATCGCTCACAGACGGCGTGAGCGCCGTTCTTGACAGGGCGGAGCGGCGCGCGCAGAGTAGCGGACAAGTGTCCGTATAGCGGTTAGGGGTGGTCGAGTGGCCGCACAGCAACCGAGTGGGCCCCTCGCGGGCGTCGTCGTCGCGGACTTCTCGCGGGTGCTGGCCGGGCCGTACGCGACGATGCTGCTCGCGGACCTCGGAGCCGAGGTGATCAAGGTCGAGGGGCCCGGCGGCGACGACACCCGCGGCTGGGTGCCGCCGACCCGGGGTGACGTCGGCACGTACTTCCTGGCGGTGAACCGCAACAAGCGGTCGATCGCGCTGGACCTGAAGGACCCGTCCGACCGCGAGGTGGCGCACGCGCTGTCGGCGCGGGCGGACGTGTTCATCCAGAACTTCAAACCGGGCGGGTTGGCGCGCTTCGGGCTGGACTACGACGCGGTCCGCGGCCGTAATCCCCGGACGATCTACTGCTCGATCAGCGGTTTCGGCGCCGGCGGTGGTGCGGCGCTGCCCGGTTATGACTTGCTGGTGCAGGGGATGTCCGGGTTGATGAGCCTGACCGGCGCGCCGGACGGCCCGCCGTTCCGCGCCGGGATCTCGGTGTTCGACGTGATGACCGGCCTGCAGTCGGTGATCGGGATCCTCGCCGCGCTGCACCACCGGGACCTGACCGGCGAGGGCCAGCACGTCGAAACGAACCTGCTGTCGACCGCGCTGTCCACGTTGGTGAACCAGACCTCGGCGTACGTGGCCGGGGGAGTGGTGCCGACCCGGATGGGCAACGCGCACCTGAGCCTGTTCCCGTACGAGCCGCTGCCGACCGGCGATGGCGAGCTGATCGTCGTCGCGGGCAACAACGGGCAGTTCCGGCGGCTGGCCGAGGTGCTCGGGCATCCGGAGTGGGCGGACGACGACCGGTTCGACACGGTCGGCAAGCGCAACGACAACCGCGAG
The sequence above is a segment of the Cryptosporangium aurantiacum genome. Coding sequences within it:
- a CDS encoding LLM class flavin-dependent oxidoreductase, with protein sequence MQFGVFSVSDITRDPVSGETPSEAERIDAIVQIAKKTEEVGLDVFAIGEHHNPPFFSSAPTTLLAHIAALTERLIVTTSTTLITTNDPVRIAEEYAMLQHLSKGRMDLMLGRGNTAPVYPWFGQDIRQSLPLGLENYNLLHRLWREDVVDWEGKFRTPLQGFTSTPRPLDDVPPFVWHGSIRSPEIAEQAAYYGDGFFANHIFWPKEHYMRLITFYRQRYAHYGHGSEKQAIVGLGGQAYIAKRSQQAVKEFRPYFNEAPVYGNGPTMEDFADQTPLTVGSPQEVIDKTLTFREHFGDYQRQLFLIDHAGLPLKMVLNQLELLGGEVVPVLRKELAAKRDPEVPEAPTHQSLVKAKYGDGPVRQPRPNANRGDNVTGGSPYQDTDAVQAG
- a CDS encoding cytochrome P450 produces the protein MTATATGEVHFSPYDQDIVSDPYPVYRRLREEAPLYHNAEIGFYAVSRFADVSAVLQDHETYSSAKGDILELIQADMEVPSGVLIFEDPPVHPLHRRLLSRIFTPKRIIALEPQIRDFCVRSLDPLVGASEFDIIAELGAQVPMRAIGMLLGIPEAEQEAVRDAVDESLRTEAGAPMSADQTLLDGEAFAQYVDWRAENLSDDIISQLLQVEFEDETGTVRKLTRQEVVLYVTVLAGAGNETTGRLIGWTAKLLAENPGQRAELVADPTLIPGAIEEILRMEAPGHFMCRYVTRDVEVHGTTVPQGSIMMAIIAGANRDPERFPDPETFDIHRRDVQHMAFGGGIHFCLGNALARLEGRVALEELLKRFPTWDVDLANARLSSTSTVRGWEKLPLRIR
- a CDS encoding MarR family winged helix-turn-helix transcriptional regulator is translated as MTANGAWEALLEAHARLMKQFAAEDVWQGLSMREYDVLYTLSKCPGPQRIGELSRHVLLSQPALSRLVDRLVERGYVERCPDPADGRGVRLSLTMAGRDLQRRVGRAHARGVSRALRERLTPDELHQLETIGRKLGHE
- a CDS encoding TetR/AcrR family transcriptional regulator codes for the protein MSSSGGPTPPKDPRARRSRQALERALLDLVAEQDLAQISVSDITKQAGLSRSTFYEHYVDVHDLAASACTLLFDQLVEGLPMADPGLVEKPDPPDNPLVPVFSHFATHAPLYRSLLGPDGSARVINHLVHRLRAATRANLRFAAQITPRVTGAPGTPPDDPTYALIAGAIVGIVVDWLRHETPDTPEQLAARVWPHLVGAAEARESSF
- a CDS encoding IclR family transcriptional regulator domain-containing protein — its product is MANRGTGPDFVEALARGLDVLACFDARRPVMSLSEVAAATDLARPTARRLLLTLEEMGYVRTAEGGGFALTPKVLSLGMAYVSSQGLWDIARPHLERLVAATGESSSMAQLDGSDIVYVARVSVPKIITLRVDIGTRFPAAQTSQGKVLLAGLPPAEVEHVLAEPSRAGLPPYTGRDAGDFAAELTEVRARGWALADEELAPGVRSVAAPVRDGSGRVRAAMNVTVHAAETPLETLLDVHLPRLLRAAGDVSAEWALWQSRPHVEVNRSQTA
- a CDS encoding alpha/beta hydrolase gives rise to the protein MRASRLPRRLLVAVAALTVAVFTGAGFAPAPSAAATGSGPYPARYETDATLRNHTIYRPADLTTAPRLPIVVWGNGACRADGTWFENFLSEIASRGYLVVANGLPGGSGQTQASWLTQSIDWAIRENSRLGSKYRGKLDTTKIAVMGQSCGGLEAIEVSGDRRITTTVVWNSGLFGTGAKLGLRNLTRPVAYINGGPSDIAYANAVDDFGKLPAATPAFFGALNGAGHFGTYGQPNGGEFAIVGTAWLDWQLKGSQTAAAQFVGAACGLCRDADWEVRQRNLR
- a CDS encoding ferredoxin; protein product: MKILVDFAKCTGLGLCEAAAPELFEIDDDGGLVVLVDDVPPGEVDAARAAVVGCPTAALQLTDE